One genomic segment of Ignavibacteriota bacterium includes these proteins:
- a CDS encoding YigZ family protein, with product MNHSEKILTIKKNNSYKFKEKGSSFLGYAINISSNENVNSELKNLKKEFYDATHHCYAYKLNSGEEKYSDDGEPNGTAGLRILNAINHFNLTNILVVVLRYFGGTKLGVGPLGKAYFKSAFEVLQTSEIIELTKFERIEISYNYEDISKIHHLIKKFECEKIIEKFEKSPVISCYIEPSKIKFLETEITNISQGKARLQNKNEQIYLELT from the coding sequence ATGAATCATTCAGAAAAAATTTTAACGATTAAAAAAAATAACTCATATAAATTTAAAGAAAAAGGCTCCTCTTTTTTAGGATATGCAATTAATATTTCATCAAATGAAAATGTAAATTCTGAATTAAAAAATCTTAAAAAAGAATTTTATGATGCAACTCATCATTGTTACGCATACAAACTTAATTCCGGAGAAGAAAAATATTCAGATGATGGAGAACCAAATGGAACAGCCGGATTACGAATTTTGAATGCAATAAATCATTTTAATTTAACAAATATTTTAGTTGTTGTTCTAAGATATTTTGGCGGAACAAAATTAGGTGTTGGTCCACTTGGAAAAGCGTATTTTAAAAGTGCATTTGAAGTTTTGCAAACATCAGAAATTATCGAATTAACAAAATTTGAAAGAATCGAAATTTCTTACAATTATGAAGATATAAGTAAAATTCATCACTTGATAAAAAAGTTTGAATGTGAAAAAATTATTGAAAAATTTGAAAAATCACCCGTAATATCTTGTTATATTGAACCATCAAAAATAAAATTTCTTGAGACTGAGATTACAAATATTTCTCAAGGAAAAGCTCGTTTACAAAATAAAAATGAACAAATTTATTTAGAGTTGACTTAA